AATCAATAATTTTCCGATGAgttcaaatgaaattttgatgaattcatttaaaaaaatgcattcagaGAATGTTACAAGAACTAGAATTTCATTCAAGCAAAAgtacgaggaaaaaaaaagtgaattctTTCCCGCAAATGAAAAATGCTGCTTTTCCCATTATGAAGTtcgcactcttttttttttctacctaATGGGGAcagaagaggagaaaatattagagGAGCAAAATGTACAGTGCCCTTCGGACCAAATCTATTTTGCAGAGTCCAACGTTAACTGTTCTTCTCCTTCTAGTCCAACTCGCAGCAAAATCAAACCAAGCAGCTGCtcagggaaagagaagagagagattagaGACAGgttttttcttgcaaaatggAGGCGGCGCCGTTCGGCTCGGCATTCACATCTAGATCGCTCTCCCCACCCTCTTCATCGTCTTCCACCTCGCAATCCCTCCTTTGCTTCCATTTCAACAAGGCCCGCCTCAAGCTCAAATCGCCCAGAACCTTCGCCGttcgcgccgccgccgctcggGGAGGAGATTCTGGTAGCGCACAACccatctctctctatctctctgtcTGTGACTATATGGTTCTTTGTGTTTTATGCTTGCGTTGGTGTTGTTGCAGTGGTGACTCTGCTTGATTATGGTGCCGGCAACGTCCGTAGCGTCCGGAATGCTATTCGCCACCTCGGCTTCGACATTAAAGATGTAATCTTTCTCGTCTTCTCTGTTTTAGTCTTTTCAATTGATGGAGACTGGGAACTTGCGATTTTTCAAGTAAAGCGCCCGACCCGCCATCGCTTGACGTAATGTGCCGCAATTAAAGTGAAACGGGCCGTGATGGGTGGCCAAAGATTTAATCTTTCTCGTTCTCTTCAACCTTTTTTTCCTGTGTAATGTCGGGCTGCATTGTTAGGATTCTAGTTTTGCTTCTAATTTGAGGATTACTCCACTGCTAAATCTTGGCTTTCGTATTGATATAATCAGTATTCAGAGACTTTCTTATCCTTTGTACATGTATAGGTGCAAACTCCTGAAGATATTTTGGGTGCAAATCGCCTCATCTTCCCGGGCGTGGGGCATTTGCTTCTGCCATGGATGTGTTGAATAAGAAAGGGTATGCACCTATTTTCACCTTATCTCCTAATTTTTACACATTGAAGGTTTGAAGGACCACCattcttttttcatattttggagGTGTAGTCCAGGGAGCTTGTGTTCTCTGTAAGagcatataaatattaaaatgcaCCATTGCCACTACTGTGATCTTGAGTTTAAtctttaaaattgataaaaatggtTCGCAAAATGTCATTTGTATGTTGCAATAGACATAGTAAACTTTGGAAGTTGAAAGACCACTAGCAACATTATCTTGAACTGTGGGCCATTTCATGTATTCTTTCTGGAGTTCTCTGTCTTGATTATTGCGCAAGAGTCTTCCCAAATTCTATGCTATATGACATAAAATCATGTGACTCAGGTGTTAAGACCAGATAACTTTTTAACATTTGAGAACTTCAATTCCAGGATGGCTGAAGCTCTCTGCACTTATATTATGGAAGATCGCCCCTTCCTAGGCATATGTCTTGGACTGCAACTACTCTTTGAGTCAAGTGAGGAGAATGGCCCAGGTCAGAAGATAGTGCTTTTGTTATTTCTGCAACTAACTTGATTGATTTTGGACTTTAAGATTGAGAGCAGCATGGCCAACACTAGAATACAGTGTCATCCTTGAGTTGCATTGCATAAACCATGATAACTAAGAGCATACCAGCTCATAGTTCAAGAAGAGGGTAAATGGTGAGGATGAAAATCGAACAGCTCTGGCAAATGTCTCAGAGAAATGAATTGAGTATAGATATGATTATATAACTAAATCTGAAATTTCCTAATTCTAATTTGCATATTATTTTTATGGCATCATCAATGATTTAATCTGTCAATACCCATCTTGATGATGGCTACTTTTACGACAGTCCGTGGTCTTGGAATAATCCCTGGAGTGGTTGGTCGCTTTGATGCATCCAGTGGTTTGAGAGTGCCTCACATTGGCTGGAATGCCTTGAAAGTTAGAGAAGGCTCTGAAATTTTGGATGATATTGGAAATCACCATGTCTATTTTGTTCACTCCTACCGTGCCCTACCAGTATGCTCCTCTTTATTATCTGATTTTTTAAGGTTTAATGTGTCAGATTGTCTTacttatttccttttctccatcttcttttttatggttttgGTGGGTAGACAAACGACAACATGGATTGGGTTTCCTCTACCTGCAATTATGGCGACAATTTCATAGCCTCTGTAGGGAAGGGAAATGTGCATGCAGTACAATTTCACCCAGAAAAAAGTGGAGGTAAATTGTCATTGGTCTTGAGTTGCTTCACTTCAACTCTATTTTATATTGTCTGTATTTACTATGAGGGAATGTTCTATGTTGCAATCTTTCTCCTAGGAATGTGCAGGAAACTCAATATAAAGATCTTTATCTTTGGTTTATATTCTTGGACTAATTGATGTGCATGGACAGAACTAAATGGCTAATTTGTGAAATTCTCTTACTAAGCTATATAAATGACTTATCATTCCAGTACTAACTACATCCATCATGGTAGCTGTAtcaggaaatagaaattttccttaatttttcttatcaaaCCTGCATTGACAATTTTAGTTTCCCTGATGCAAGAATATGATATGGTAAGGCAATCTCATGTGGACTTACCTATTACTTTGATATTGAATATTCAGATGTGGGTCTGACGGTATTGAGAAGATTCTTGTCGCCAAAGTCACATGTAACAGAGGTATATTTGTGCCTATGAAATTTGCTCATCTAATGTGTTGAGCTTATCTATCCAACTATCTAACAACTGAATAATTATGTGAAGACAGAAGCCTACAGAAGGGAATGCCTCAAAGCTTGCTAAAAAGGGTAACATTTTTGACTTGAAAATTTCTgaattgcttttcttttccctctttgaaAACGACCCATGAACTATTCAACTTGCTGTCACCTGAGTTTGTTGCAAATTGTGTGGGTGTTGAGCATTGTATCGCTTTTTGATTGATTCTCTAATCTGGGATTGAGACTTTTTAGTGATGACTTTTTTCAGGTAATTGCTTGTCTTGATGTGAGGGCAAACGACAAGGGAGATCTTGTTGTTACCAAAGGCGACCAATATGATGTGAGAGAGCGCACAGAAGAGAATGAGGTGTGAAACTAATCAGCTCTCCTTTCTGTTGGTTGAAATACATATCACTAAACATGAGGGGGTAAATTCTTGATTGAAAGATTTTGAGGAGagataataattaaaagaaaataagaactaAGATGTATTTAGAAGCCCAGTTCACCAAAGAAAGAGTAGTATTATCTATATTTCTGTGCCTATGTTAAAAGTTACATTACTCCTTCAAATGGGGATATGAACTGCAAGGCAATTTGATGTCCTATATAATAGCCTGGGATTTTAGCAGAAAGTCTCACTTTGCTGAATTATATGTTCATGGTACTTTTGACGGAATTCTATGTGGCAGAAAGATCACAGTTAGCTACTTATAGGCAttcatattaaattttcttacAGGTGAGGAACCTCGGTAAGCCTGTGGACCTAGCTGGGCAGTATTATAAGGATGGAGCAGATGAAGTATGATTTCTGAACTGAAGATGCATTTTGATGCTTATAGTGCATTGGTTGACTAGTAATTCCATTTGAATATTGGTGGCAGGTCAGTTTTCTGAATATTACTGGTTTCCGCGACTTCCCCCTGGGTGACTTACCGATGCTGCAGGTTCAATTCTTTATGATATGACTCTTGGTTGCAGTATTCATATGGAATGCATGGCAGATTTCTTGTTTTCCCCTCtgatattgtcattttcttctttgttttcacaATGGACTTTAGGTATTGAGATACACatcagaaaatgtttttgtaccACTAACTGTTGGAGGTGGAATTAGAGATTTCACGGACGCAAATGGCAGGTAGGCATTTACTTGGAGGTGTTCCAAGAGTAATATACACTTTTTAAGTGTGTATTGATAACTTTGCATGAATTCCATATCTTCTGTATTTTGGGCCCCTGATCCGGGCATGTTTCAGTTTTACTGCAGTTACGGAAAATATGACAGTTATATGACATTTCGATAACTTTTCAGGTACTATTCCAGTCTAGAAGTGGCTTCAGAATATTTTAGATCTGGGGCGGATAAGGTTTCTATAGGCAGTGATGCGGTTTATGCTGCTGAAGAATATCTAAGAACCGGAGTATGTGACATTTTCTAAGTTCTTTTACCATTAGCATTCTTGGTGGATACATAAGCATGTTTCCTCCTCTGCTGATACTTTGTGGACCACCTTTCTTAGGTGAAGAGTGGAAAGAGCAGCTTAGAACAGATATCTAGAGTCTATGGGAATCAGGTAATTTCTTTGCTTAATTACACACATAGTTATCTGTATTCTCAAAACAGTTTTGTATTTGGCCTTGGTTTGTGTACAAATGCTTGGGATCACTACCATGAATTCCAGGAGATTGTGTTTGTGGTCATAAATTTGTGATTAATACTTGACAGATAGGCACCCAGTATTGTAACTCAATGGTGCAGCATGATGATCTCAATATGTATGACTCATGAAATTGGAAAGCCTCATGTTGATGGCATTTTTTGAGTGCACTGGAAAGTCATTTTATAGGGCAACCAATGTTGAACTGATTTTACATTTTTGCCTTTGAGCTCATGTTGGGTTTTATTTTACAATTGATCAGTTAACTCCTACcagctattttttatttattggttaGTTACTGAAGCAGCAGATTGTCATCAAATTACCAACATCTGTTAAAAGACATGCTTAAGAATCTTCTTCTACTTAAAATGTTTCAATACGATCAAATAGGATGGTCTGATGGTGGATTCTATTGTTGTCTACCACTAAGAGCCTGCCATGTCCCTTGTTCTTGCTaagggagaaaaaaatttgGCGATTGACAGTTTATCAAGCATTAAAGCATTTGAGCATGGACACATGTATTTGAAGTAATTTTATATCTTATTCTTTTTGCCAGGCAGTGGTAGTGAGCATAGATCCTCGTAGGATGTACATCAAGAGTCCCGAAGATGTGGAGTTCAGATCTACAAGGGTAACAAATCCAGGTATACACAACCTTTGTAATGCACCTTGTCTATTGCTGACTTTTGAATAGGCAAGTCATTTGGTTGCACGAAACCCCGTCCACTCTATAAGATATTTTGCCTGATAGTTAATTAGGATATCTTTCTCTGTCCTGGAGTAGCCTGGAATCACCCAATAATGGAATTGTGTCTTCATCAACTCTTTCAAGGTTGGCCGAGATTGGATAAACTTTTTATTCCCCTATGCAGTAAAGAAACATTTTGTGTCAATTGGTTCTCTTTCTGTGCATGTGGCTACCATAGGGCTGCATTTAAAGGAGTGGGAATGTTCATGCTCTTATTATGTTTGTTGTTACCTCTATATGAATTTCTTGGTACTTCAATGTTGTCTTAGGTCCAAATGGAGAAGAATATGCTTGGTACCAGTGCACGGTAAGCTTTGTTTTTGCTACTTTATTGTCACTTGTTAATATTTAGCTATCTAGTTTGAATCACATTTTTGTGTTTACTTTTGTCATCATATACCAAACTAGAATCATTGGCTTTGAAGATTTAGTGGGAAAATGTTTGCAATTTCAAAATATGCACATTAATGTAAGATGTGATGACCAAAGCAGCAATGGCAAGAAAGTGATCAAAAACAGATGCTATGAAATATGGGCAAAGCTTGGAACAGatgtaaatttgaaattctttgaTATTTGTGAACATCTTAAATAAGTTAAAACTGGCAAGAAAGTGATCGAAAACAGATGCTACGAAATATGGGTGAGCTTGGAACAGAtgtaaatttgaatttattttgatatttgtgAACATCTTAAATAAGTTAAAGGCAAGTATCCTGCAAAGGGTTAGCAATCCTTCGAGTGATGTCTAAAGATGTTTGCTTACTGTTATTCTCTAGATAATTAAATTCTCATTTGCATTATGTGGTAAAAAAATGGCTGCTCATAGGATCAATTGAGCGAGTTTTCATTGTTTTCCTGAAGGTCAATGGAGGACGAGAAGGTCGGCCAATTGGAGCTTACGAGCTTGCAAAGGCTGTTGAAGATTTGGGTGCTGGAGAGATATTGCTTAACTGCATTGACTGTGATGGTGGAAATCTGTGCTCTATTCCATATGTTATTTAGATCCTTTCAGAAGCTGGACTAATAAGCAGTATGAGGCGTTTCCTTGGTTATCGGTCTTATTCGCGCATTTGTACTTTAAGTCCTTTGTTAGTTTCTCTTGCAACGTTGGTTATTGTGTTGTGCTCATGATGCAAATGCCTGATCTGCATCCTTCTCAGGTCAAGGAAAAGGATTCGATGTCGATTTAGTGAAGCTGATTTCTGATGCCGTGAGCATCCCAGTGATAGCAAGTAGCGGTGCGGGCTGTGTGGAGCACTTTACGGAGGTATTTGAGAAGACCAATGCATCCGCTGCGCTTGCTGCAGGGATATTCCACCGGAAGGAGGTAACCTCGTGAAAAATGTTCCCGTTTGTATCCAGATTGAGATGATAGCCTAGAATTTCATGTATATCTCACTTTGATCGTCAGTTTTTCGTGTCTTCACGCTGTCCGATGTTGTGGTTGCAGGTGCCGATTCAGGCTGTGAAGGAGCACTTGCTAAAGGAAGGCATAGAAGTAAGAATCTAGAGGAAGAATTCGCCAATCAGTCGCAGGCAGGCGGCGAGATTTTTGCTCGGGCGGAATCATAGTTGGAGAAAAACCCATTTAGATTATCACTTATCAGTCTTATGTTACATCATTTCCTTTGGATTCTGGCTTGATGTTCAACAGATAAAACGTTGTTAGATGAATGGCTGATTGACTGAACTCTTGAATCATATGCAGCAAAATGGTTATTTTTCTCGTCGCCTTTTGCTTAGCTTATGGCATGAACACTTAAAAACCACTTAAAACTCACTATTACCATTTATGTGATTAATCATCGACCACCGTTGTAATTAGTAGATTCTAATTAGGTTGTACATAATCAAATAAATTGGGGCATTTATATATAGCAACTACTAAGTTtgtacaagtttttttttttttttattgcttttgatATTAATCAATACAATATCTAAAATAAACAGAGCACCAATTTCGTCGGCTAGACCATCTTAGTTCGTTTGATCAACTAAACGAACCAGATGGAATTTGTAACCAGCAGATAAAAATGGGCATGGTACAAGTCAAAATAATAATCTTTTATTGGGGACATCGTTTATGCTCGGGGGCCAATGACAATATTTTTAGCTGAAACTTAGGCACGTATTAGTTATAAATAATGCTATTATTTTTCGGGTAAGTTACAGCTCCGCTAACTAaccaatgaaaaaataaaattctctaAAAAAATCAGCTCAGAGTTTCGTAAAGAAAGCTGGCTGACAACGAGAGATTCCTCTCGGTTTGGAAGCGATTTAAGCCACTCAAACCCCAACATAGTTTCAGTCTTTAGTGCTTGTATGTTATGTGGAATTAAACGACTATTTCCATcgaaattcattttcattttttacaacGATAAAGCCAATCTTAAGTAGGTAAACTTGAAGCCACATAATATCTCAGTAATGGATCGGATTATACAAATTTCTTTCTCTTGTACCTTTGATGTGTGATTATTGAGAAAAGTCTcagtaaaaatcttaaatctattgcatttgtattaatttagttctaaatattttaatatagtgacaattcaatcataaacattttaacttaatatcaatttagtcattcggctaattttgaccCAGATATCACTTACGTGACGTCAGTTGAttaacattgacaatttttaatattattttaataatttttgaattattttttcttgtttcttttctttttctctttttttttttctttctctttcctttttttttccccttcctcttcctccaatTGATCGCCGACTGGGCAAGTGCCAATGGGGGACCTAGGCTCACCATAGTTGAGTGAGACAGGCCAAAGGTTGGCAAAGTCCCTCACCTCTAGCTAGTTGCCGACGTCCCCCAAccggaggaggaaggaaaaataaaaagaaagaaaaataaaagaaaaaattcaaagaatctgaaaatattattgaaatttatttatgcCAACGTTGACCATGCTACGTTACCCGATTGGCTTCCACACAACAATATCCTATTAAATTTAGCCGGAATGACTAAACCGACATTAGGTAAAAGGtctatgattaaattaacaccaattaaaaggtttaaaattagaACTTTTCTGACATTTTTTCCTATAATTATCCATATATTATTGCAATTATGATGTCAAAATATCACGAGGGGTATCCCGGATTCCTTCGAGAATCTACTCGACATTCACAATCATCCAATAAATCATGACCAATGTAAATTCAAACTCTGCTCATGTAGGCGGCCCAAAGGTATTGGCTTAGAGAGAACAAAGGGATTGAACTCATGACGCCACGACACATGCCAGGGTAGCGTGGTTTATCCAGCTACACTAGCCTCCTGGATTTTGAGGTTATACTATgctttcctaaaataaaataaaaacactatATATACACATGCACACGACCGAGTCCACCAACAAGATTTTATGCAtgttcacagagagagagagagagagagagagagagagagagagatttctaCGAGGCGCATGTCTTGTCCATTAATTTGCTGTAAAAAGCTTATTGGGACAGAAATTAAACTTAAGGTCAATGAGAGACCTAGGCACACTTCTCCCTGGCCAGACTTGCCTTAACATTTTAAGCACTAATAAAGGAAAACATAGAGTAATAATTTGGAAAGATGCATCTTTCTACTTGGTTCTCAATCTTCAAGGGGATCCACCACCATACCCTCCACCGGCACCAGCTCCTCCACCAAACCCTCCGCCAGCACCAGCTCCTCCACcaaggccgccgccgccgcctcctccaaaCCCTCCACCACCGCCTCCTCCAGCTCCACCACCTATCCCACCGCCAGCACCAGCCCCACCACCTATCCCACCACCAGCACCAGCCCCACCACCGGCTCCCCCACCAGCACCACCACCtactcctccgccgccgccgcctccaaAACCTCCTCCAGCCCCTCCGCCTACACCGCCACCTTTTCCAACCCCCCACCAGCACCAGCTCCTCCACCAAAGCCAGCTCCCCCGCCTttaccaccgccgccgccgccacccaaTCCTCCTCCACCCCCTCCGCCTAGACCACCGCCTTTTCCAATTCCCCCACCAGCACCAGCTCCTCCACCATAGCCAGCTCCCCCGCCAGCGccagcaccaccaccaccacccaatCCTCCTCCACCCCCTCCACCTAGACCGCCGCCTTTTCCAAGTCCCCCACCAGCGCCAGCTCCGCCACCAGCACCGCCGccagcaccagcaccaccacccaatcctcctccaccaccgcctCCCAAGCCACCACCCCCTCCACCACCTAGGCCGCCGCCGCCATAGCCAGGACCGTGGGAGAAGGTTTTCTCCTCCTCGAAGGACCCCTTTTCACCCAAAAGCACCCTAGAGTAGCCAGAGGCGCAAACTAGAGCACCAAGAAGCACAAGGAGAAGCAACTTGGAAGTGATCATCTTCAATGTGAAGCTGTTTAATCAAATTCTTTGAGAGATCTTGATTTGTTGGGTGAGAAGTGGAGGGACGAGAGACGGGAGTTATATAGAAGTGAGCACGAGTCTATAGCTTGAGGAGGGGTCTTAAATTTGGCTCATCTCCTCAACTGAAAACGTGTTGATGCACTTAAATGCACTCTCCAACCATGTAACTttgaaaaagaacagaaaaggcCTTCCCGTTTCGTGCATGTCCCTACTAGCTTCTGACATGGAAGACTAAACCTCTGTCTGCATGGACTTTTGCTTCGACGTTGCGCGGAT
The window above is part of the Eucalyptus grandis isolate ANBG69807.140 chromosome 6, ASM1654582v1, whole genome shotgun sequence genome. Proteins encoded here:
- the LOC104448212 gene encoding LOW QUALITY PROTEIN: imidazole glycerol phosphate synthase hisHF, chloroplastic (The sequence of the model RefSeq protein was modified relative to this genomic sequence to represent the inferred CDS: inserted 1 base in 1 codon) is translated as MEAAPFGSAFTSRSLSPPSSSSSTSQSLLCFHFNKARLKLKSPRTFAVRAAAARGGDSVVTLLDYGAGNVRSVRNAIRHLGFDIKDVQTPEDILGANRLIFPGXGAFASAMDVLNKKGMAEALCTYIMEDRPFLGICLGLQLLFESSEENGPVRGLGIIPGVVGRFDASSGLRVPHIGWNALKVREGSEILDDIGNHHVYFVHSYRALPTNDNMDWVSSTCNYGDNFIASVGKGNVHAVQFHPEKSGDVGLTVLRRFLSPKSHVTEKPTEGNASKLAKKVIACLDVRANDKGDLVVTKGDQYDVRERTEENEVRNLGKPVDLAGQYYKDGADEVSFLNITGFRDFPLGDLPMLQVLRYTSENVFVPLTVGGGIRDFTDANGRYYSSLEVASEYFRSGADKVSIGSDAVYAAEEYLRTGVKSGKSSLEQISRVYGNQAVVVSIDPRRMYIKSPEDVEFRSTRVTNPGPNGEEYAWYQCTVNGGREGRPIGAYELAKAVEDLGAGEILLNCIDCDGQGKGFDVDLVKLISDAVSIPVIASSGAGCVEHFTEVFEKTNASAALAAGIFHRKEVPIQAVKEHLLKEGIEVRI
- the LOC104451335 gene encoding glycine-rich protein 5-like, with amino-acid sequence MITSKLLLLVLLGALVCASGYSRVLLGEKGSFEEEKTFSHGPGYGGGGLGGGGGGGLGGGGGGGLGGGAGAGGGAGGGAGAGGGLGKGGGLGGGGGGGLGGGGGAGAGGGAGYGGGAGAGGGIGKGGGLGGGGGGGLGGGGGGGKGGGAGFGGGAGAGGGLEKVAV